A DNA window from Dethiosulfovibrio faecalis contains the following coding sequences:
- a CDS encoding tyrosine recombinase XerC: MSLQIYSAIDGFLDRMNTSGLSEHTITNYGVDLAQFAEFLETQGVSDVSDIITEEIRAFIRSLSGYGFAPASVGRKLSAIKSLMKYLLEERAIEKDPSGRVRGPRRSDRLPRAMSVEQVSRMIDCAYDNDEYGLRNGALIELLYGCGLRVAEVVSVRWEDVEIEERWLKVMGKGSKERAVPFGSMAQRALTGLRALSMPGDEYVFPGKKGGCLTVRTVHRVVVAAAAKAGVDGVTPHSLRHSFATHLLEGGASLRVVQELLGHEHLTTTQRYLRITAQHLKKSYESAHPRAGGDA; the protein is encoded by the coding sequence ATGAGTCTTCAGATATATTCCGCTATAGACGGATTTCTAGATCGTATGAACACATCAGGTCTATCAGAACATACGATTACAAATTACGGAGTCGATTTGGCGCAATTCGCCGAATTCCTGGAGACACAGGGAGTTTCGGATGTTTCCGACATAATCACCGAGGAGATCCGGGCCTTCATCAGATCCCTTTCCGGCTATGGCTTCGCTCCCGCTTCTGTGGGACGCAAACTGTCTGCCATAAAAAGCCTGATGAAGTACCTGCTTGAGGAGAGAGCCATAGAGAAGGACCCGTCCGGCAGGGTCAGAGGCCCCAGAAGGTCCGATCGACTTCCCAGGGCGATGTCGGTCGAGCAGGTCTCCAGGATGATCGACTGTGCCTACGATAACGACGAATATGGTTTGCGAAACGGCGCTCTGATAGAGCTGCTGTACGGGTGCGGCCTCAGGGTGGCTGAGGTTGTCTCGGTTCGTTGGGAAGACGTGGAGATAGAGGAACGGTGGCTTAAGGTCATGGGAAAGGGATCCAAGGAAAGAGCGGTTCCCTTTGGGTCCATGGCTCAGAGAGCACTTACGGGACTCAGGGCCCTGTCCATGCCGGGAGACGAATACGTCTTTCCGGGCAAAAAAGGGGGATGTCTGACGGTCCGAACGGTACACAGAGTAGTCGTTGCCGCCGCCGCCAAGGCCGGAGTGGACGGGGTTACCCCCCACTCTCTCAGACACAGTTTCGCCACCCATTTGCTGGAGGGAGGAGCCTCCCTGAGGGTGGTACAGGAACTCCTGGGACATGAACATCTCACAACTACACAGAGATACCTCAGGATAACCGCTCAGCATCTCAAGAAAAGCTATGAATCGGCCCATCCTAGGGCTGGAGGTGACGCTTAA
- the hslU gene encoding ATP-dependent protease ATPase subunit HslU encodes MFVEDGSTLVPSAIVSYLDRYIVGQDKAKRAVAIALRNRFRRRMLDPELAKEVAPKNILMVGPTGVGKTEIARRLAELVNAPFVKVEATKFTEVGYVGRDVESMVRDLVETAIQMVKKRMLEDVQTPAMERARDRVVDFLVPGRKSRSGGMPTFMSVIKGMSGEDDSQEEEQETPEEDRMRQSTRAKLLDLLAQGKLDDREVEIEIQESPQMGIPIMGGAGMDEMGINLGEMLGGLMPKKKKRKTMKVKDALRVLQNEEAEKLIDVEAATRMGMEKAQEEGIIFVDEIDKIVSKGSGGGGHDVSRDGVQRDLLPVVEGCTVQTKHGQVSTDHVLFIAAGAFHQSKPSDLVPELQGRFPIRVELEALDKTQLARILTEPKHSLIEQYEALLKTEGVSLVFEDEGVREIASLAERMNLEMENIGARRLHTMVEQLLEDISFEAPERKGETFTVDGSFVKDRLEPLVKDSDVRRYLL; translated from the coding sequence ATGTTCGTAGAGGACGGATCCACCTTGGTGCCCTCCGCCATAGTCAGCTACCTGGACCGCTACATAGTCGGACAGGATAAAGCCAAAAGGGCGGTGGCCATCGCATTGAGGAACCGTTTCCGCAGGAGGATGCTCGATCCCGAACTGGCCAAGGAAGTCGCCCCTAAGAACATACTCATGGTAGGCCCTACCGGAGTAGGGAAGACGGAGATCGCCAGGCGGTTGGCCGAGCTGGTAAACGCGCCCTTCGTCAAGGTGGAGGCCACCAAATTCACCGAGGTTGGATATGTCGGACGGGACGTCGAGTCCATGGTCCGTGACCTGGTGGAGACGGCCATTCAGATGGTCAAGAAGAGAATGCTCGAGGACGTTCAGACTCCCGCCATGGAAAGAGCCAGGGATAGGGTGGTCGATTTCCTGGTTCCCGGCAGGAAAAGCCGTTCCGGAGGCATGCCCACCTTCATGAGCGTCATCAAGGGGATGAGCGGAGAGGACGACTCCCAGGAAGAGGAGCAGGAGACGCCCGAGGAGGACAGGATGCGTCAGTCCACCCGTGCCAAGCTTCTGGACCTGCTTGCCCAGGGGAAACTGGACGACCGCGAGGTCGAGATAGAGATCCAGGAATCCCCCCAAATGGGAATTCCAATAATGGGCGGAGCCGGAATGGACGAAATGGGCATAAACCTCGGTGAGATGCTGGGTGGCCTGATGCCCAAGAAAAAAAAGCGAAAGACGATGAAGGTAAAAGATGCCCTCAGAGTCCTCCAGAACGAGGAAGCGGAGAAGCTCATAGATGTGGAGGCCGCGACCAGAATGGGGATGGAAAAAGCCCAGGAAGAGGGAATAATCTTCGTCGACGAGATAGATAAAATAGTCTCCAAGGGCAGCGGCGGAGGTGGCCACGACGTCAGCCGAGACGGAGTTCAGAGAGATTTGCTTCCGGTCGTCGAGGGATGTACGGTCCAGACGAAGCACGGCCAGGTGTCTACCGATCACGTCCTGTTCATAGCCGCCGGGGCCTTTCATCAGAGCAAACCGTCCGATTTGGTGCCGGAGCTTCAGGGCCGCTTCCCCATAAGGGTGGAGCTGGAGGCTCTGGACAAAACACAGCTGGCCAGGATACTTACCGAGCCCAAACATAGCCTCATAGAGCAATACGAAGCACTTCTGAAGACAGAGGGAGTATCGCTCGTCTTCGAGGACGAGGGGGTCCGAGAGATCGCCTCCCTTGCCGAGAGGATGAATCTGGAGATGGAGAACATCGGAGCCAGAAGACTTCACACAATGGTCGAACAGCTCCTGGAGGATATAAGTTTCGAGGCCCCCGAGCGCAAGGGGGAGACCTTCACCGTAGATGGATCTTTCGTAAAAGACCGTCTGGAACCACTGGTGAAAGACAGCGACGTCAGACGTTACCTGCTTTAA
- the htpG gene encoding molecular chaperone HtpG: protein MSTVKETHSFETEAKQILDMMIYSVYSNKDIFLRELISNASDALDKLHLESLTDHGLSECAKDPFIRIVRDEQDRNLSVSDNGIGMDKDEIVSYIGTIAKSGTKEFLDRLKEKREGDAAEMLIGQFGVGFYSAFMVADRVTLLTRKAGSEKAWRWESSGDGTYTLEEAERPIPGTTVTLHLKESDPDNGMKDYTSEWVIREIVRTYSDFVSYPIKMQVEKPKDDNGKVLEDETLNSMKALWMRQEDEVTDEEYRQFYRHVAHDWQDPLARVVFSTEGVNEMHGILFIPPKAPYDMFMREGRKGIGLYVKRVFIMDDCDEILPGYLRFVKGVVDSEDLSLNISREILQQDRQVRLIRKSVARKTLQTLKKMLKEDRDKYLKFWGEFGVVLKEGLIQGEGEEETVKKICLFSSTASEKLTTLDEYVDRMPQGQDVIHYITGPSVEVLRKSPHLESLLERGEEVLLLADPADEMWVQGASFREKELRSVARASDDGANDETREDLGGLIDFIKDSLKEEIKDVRVSSRLTSSPACLVGDEDDMTPQMERIMKAMGQDVPEVKRVLEINPDHRVLKSMVSMLEKGDEESLRPFCSVLYGQAVLAEGGTLKDPAEFGRQLSVVMEKALN from the coding sequence ATGAGTACCGTAAAAGAGACCCACAGTTTTGAGACCGAAGCCAAGCAGATACTGGACATGATGATCTACTCGGTTTACTCGAACAAGGACATTTTTTTGCGAGAGCTCATCTCCAACGCATCGGATGCGCTGGACAAGCTTCACCTGGAATCCCTGACGGACCACGGCCTTAGCGAATGTGCCAAGGATCCCTTCATCCGCATAGTCAGGGATGAGCAGGATCGCAACCTGTCCGTTTCGGATAACGGAATAGGGATGGACAAAGACGAGATCGTGTCCTACATAGGCACCATAGCCAAGTCCGGAACGAAGGAATTTCTGGACAGGCTGAAGGAAAAAAGGGAAGGCGACGCTGCCGAGATGCTCATAGGCCAGTTCGGAGTTGGATTTTACTCCGCATTCATGGTGGCCGACAGGGTAACTCTCCTAACCCGTAAGGCCGGATCGGAAAAGGCCTGGCGCTGGGAGTCCTCCGGGGACGGAACCTACACGCTAGAGGAGGCGGAACGCCCCATTCCTGGGACCACGGTCACCCTTCATCTAAAAGAATCCGATCCGGACAACGGGATGAAGGATTACACCTCCGAATGGGTTATCCGTGAGATAGTTCGAACCTACTCGGATTTCGTCTCATATCCCATAAAAATGCAGGTCGAGAAACCCAAGGACGATAACGGCAAGGTCCTGGAGGACGAGACTTTAAACTCCATGAAAGCCCTTTGGATGCGCCAGGAGGACGAGGTCACCGACGAAGAATACCGACAGTTTTACCGTCACGTCGCCCACGACTGGCAGGATCCTCTGGCGAGGGTAGTCTTCTCCACCGAGGGTGTAAACGAGATGCACGGTATCCTCTTCATCCCTCCTAAGGCCCCTTACGACATGTTTATGAGGGAAGGTCGAAAAGGGATCGGCCTCTATGTCAAGAGGGTCTTCATCATGGACGATTGCGATGAAATCCTGCCGGGATACCTTCGTTTCGTAAAGGGAGTCGTCGACTCGGAGGATCTCTCTCTCAACATCTCCAGGGAGATTCTCCAGCAAGACCGGCAGGTCAGGCTGATCCGTAAAAGCGTGGCGAGGAAGACCCTTCAGACCCTGAAAAAGATGCTTAAAGAAGACAGAGATAAGTACCTTAAGTTCTGGGGCGAGTTCGGGGTGGTCCTCAAAGAAGGGCTCATCCAGGGCGAAGGAGAGGAGGAGACGGTAAAGAAAATCTGTCTCTTCTCGTCCACCGCATCGGAAAAACTCACGACGTTGGACGAATATGTGGACCGTATGCCACAGGGGCAGGACGTCATCCACTACATAACAGGCCCATCCGTCGAGGTCCTAAGGAAATCTCCTCATCTTGAATCTCTTCTGGAGAGAGGAGAGGAGGTGCTTCTTCTGGCCGATCCGGCAGACGAGATGTGGGTTCAGGGAGCCTCGTTCCGGGAAAAGGAGCTTCGCTCCGTGGCTAGGGCTTCGGATGACGGAGCAAACGACGAAACCAGGGAAGACCTGGGAGGGTTGATCGACTTCATCAAAGATAGCCTAAAAGAGGAGATAAAAGACGTCAGGGTATCCTCTAGGCTCACGTCCTCTCCTGCCTGCCTCGTCGGTGACGAGGACGACATGACCCCTCAGATGGAGAGGATTATGAAGGCCATGGGACAGGATGTGCCGGAGGTCAAGAGGGTGCTTGAGATCAACCCGGATCATCGCGTTCTTAAGAGCATGGTCTCCATGTTGGAGAAGGGGGACGAGGAGTCGCTTAGACCGTTCTGCTCCGTTCTCTACGGGCAGGCCGTCCTGGCGGAAGGGGGAACCCTCAAGGATCCCGCCGAATTCGGCCGTCAGTTGAGCGTTGTCATGGAGAAAGCCCTGAACTAA
- the hslV gene encoding ATP-dependent protease subunit HslV, which produces MFEGTTILCVRQGDKVAMAGDGQMTLGNQIIKSNTVKVRRLHGGTVLAGFAGSTADAMTLLELFEKKLEEHGGNLMRAAVELGKQWRTDRMLRRLEAMMLVADRSHTILLSGAGDIIEPEHDAAAIGSGSAYALAAARAYIECSGWDVDKIARKSLEIASSICIYTDDVISMEVL; this is translated from the coding sequence ATGTTCGAAGGAACCACTATCCTCTGCGTCAGGCAGGGAGACAAGGTCGCCATGGCCGGAGACGGTCAGATGACCTTGGGAAACCAGATAATAAAATCCAACACGGTAAAGGTCCGCCGTCTTCATGGCGGAACTGTATTGGCCGGTTTCGCCGGGTCCACCGCCGACGCCATGACCTTGCTCGAACTTTTCGAGAAAAAACTCGAGGAACACGGAGGAAATCTCATGAGAGCCGCCGTCGAGCTGGGAAAGCAGTGGCGTACGGATCGTATGCTGCGTCGTCTGGAGGCCATGATGTTGGTTGCCGACAGGTCTCACACCATCCTCCTGTCTGGAGCCGGCGACATCATAGAGCCGGAGCACGATGCGGCGGCCATTGGCTCCGGGTCGGCCTACGCTCTAGCCGCGGCCAGGGCATATATAGAATGCAGCGGCTGGGATGTCGATAAAATAGCCAGGAAATCTCTAGAGATAGCCTCAAGCATCTGCATTTATACCGATGACGTAATTTCCATGGAGGTGCTGTAA
- the flgB gene encoding flagellar basal body rod protein FlgB, with the protein MFDLTWKVMEKDLQGLAHRFRSVGQNLANTNTPGYARREVSFEDQLDDIINGPKRLPMATTDPKHMSTHARSVEEVTPREDRIPDQLYRLDRNNVDPEIEMAKMAETKMGYDAMTQLVSKKVSGYKTAMGG; encoded by the coding sequence GTGTTCGATTTAACCTGGAAGGTGATGGAAAAAGATCTTCAGGGGCTGGCTCATAGATTTCGTTCCGTAGGCCAAAACCTTGCCAATACCAACACTCCCGGCTACGCCAGGAGAGAGGTCTCCTTCGAGGATCAGCTGGACGATATCATCAACGGGCCTAAAAGGTTGCCCATGGCGACCACCGACCCGAAGCATATGAGCACTCACGCCAGATCGGTTGAGGAGGTTACTCCCAGAGAGGACCGAATTCCCGACCAGCTCTATCGTCTGGACAGAAACAACGTCGATCCCGAGATCGAGATGGCTAAGATGGCGGAGACTAAGATGGGTTACGATGCTATGACCCAACTGGTTTCCAAGAAGGTATCGGGTTACAAGACGGCCATGGGAGGATAG
- the codY gene encoding GTP-sensing pleiotropic transcriptional regulator CodY, translating into MEKVNDNIVSNSEEMQDLLEKTRLVGRALQSRREGTKPDYSKLARLLGEFSTANVYILSRDGQILGHSWVSEYHSEAIASFLETGYMPESFIERLNQQRESLMSKSDAYMFDDPEEKSSEPEKDALFVPIYGAAERLGTLMLVRFAETFRTKDFVLAEYLATLVGIEILHERTKIIEERARERLVVQMAMRALSYSEVESIKHIIKELNAFEGVVIASKVADRVGVTRSVIVNALRKLESAGIIESRSLGMKGTFIKILSPLFIEELGMEIGE; encoded by the coding sequence ATGGAAAAGGTAAATGACAACATAGTCTCCAACTCTGAGGAGATGCAGGATCTGCTTGAAAAGACCAGGTTGGTCGGAAGGGCTCTTCAGAGCCGCAGAGAGGGTACAAAGCCGGACTACAGCAAGTTGGCCAGGCTTTTAGGGGAGTTTTCCACGGCTAACGTCTACATCCTCAGTCGAGATGGGCAGATACTGGGCCATTCCTGGGTAAGTGAGTACCACTCCGAGGCCATCGCGTCCTTCCTGGAGACCGGGTATATGCCGGAGAGTTTTATCGAGAGGCTTAATCAGCAGAGGGAAAGCCTCATGAGCAAATCCGACGCCTATATGTTCGACGATCCCGAGGAGAAGAGCTCCGAGCCGGAGAAAGACGCCCTTTTCGTTCCCATCTACGGTGCAGCCGAGAGACTGGGAACCTTGATGCTGGTCCGCTTCGCCGAGACCTTCAGGACAAAGGACTTTGTCTTGGCCGAATATCTCGCCACTTTGGTCGGCATAGAGATCCTTCACGAGAGGACCAAGATAATCGAGGAGCGTGCCAGGGAGCGTCTGGTCGTACAGATGGCCATGAGGGCTCTCTCCTACTCCGAGGTAGAGTCTATTAAGCACATAATCAAGGAACTCAATGCCTTCGAGGGCGTTGTCATCGCCAGCAAGGTGGCAGATAGAGTCGGAGTTACCAGAAGCGTTATAGTAAATGCTCTGCGAAAACTTGAAAGTGCCGGTATAATAGAGAGCAGGAGCCTCGGCATGAAAGGTACGTTCATCAAGATATTGAGCCCCCTCTTCATTGAGGAGCTGGGGATGGAAATCGGAGAGTAA
- the flgC gene encoding flagellar basal body rod protein FlgC, giving the protein MRVFKSIDVAASSLTAHRLWMDTISQNLANVNSSRTPEGGPYVRRVPVFQQILDEIGEDGKVKGGVKVVEIAKDTTTAPRLVYQPDHPDADQEGYVAMPNVSVVREMADMMVASRAYEANLAVTTSAKSMWSGALDILKG; this is encoded by the coding sequence ATGAGAGTTTTCAAGTCGATAGACGTAGCGGCGAGCTCGCTTACCGCCCATAGACTCTGGATGGATACCATCTCTCAGAACCTGGCCAACGTCAACTCTTCCAGAACGCCGGAAGGTGGCCCTTACGTCAGGAGAGTCCCGGTATTTCAGCAGATACTGGACGAGATTGGAGAAGACGGCAAGGTCAAGGGCGGAGTAAAGGTGGTCGAGATTGCCAAGGACACCACCACCGCTCCCAGGCTGGTCTATCAGCCCGATCATCCCGATGCCGATCAGGAAGGCTATGTAGCTATGCCAAACGTCAGCGTGGTCAGGGAAATGGCGGATATGATGGTGGCCAGCAGGGCCTACGAGGCCAACCTGGCCGTCACCACCTCGGCCAAGAGTATGTGGTCCGGCGCTCTGGATATTCTCAAGGGATAA
- the trmFO gene encoding methylenetetrahydrofolate--tRNA-(uracil(54)-C(5))-methyltransferase (FADH(2)-oxidizing) TrmFO — MSGRVTVVGAGLAGSEAAWQIAKRGVPVTLVEMRPQVPSPAHKTDLFSELVCSNSLGGDTETTPAGILKSELRTLGSLIMKIADENSVPAGKALAVDRDGFAASVTDKLLSHPLIQVERREVKEVPEGPAILATGPLTSEPLARSIGELAGEDSLFFYDAVAPLVLSDTIDMTIAYRKDRYSEEEGGDYINCPMDEEQYRAFHKALLEAERAPRHDFESTIKYFEGCMPVEALAERGPDTLCFGPLRPVGLEHPVTGERFFAVVQLRQDNRDGSVYNIVGFQTNLKWGEQDRVFRLIPGLENVEFVRKGVMHRNIYVNAPKVLDGYLRFKGGAEDIYLAGQISGVEGYVESVAMGMVAALNLLSSDMKLPLPEWPVETAIGALLNRLSDDTVKRFQPTNVNLGIFPSLGERIKLKPERCRRVALRARDRMDDFIADPRWKKLWPEG; from the coding sequence ATGTCAGGAAGGGTAACGGTCGTAGGTGCCGGCTTGGCCGGCTCCGAGGCGGCCTGGCAGATCGCGAAGAGAGGCGTACCTGTCACTCTCGTGGAGATGAGACCTCAGGTTCCCTCCCCGGCCCATAAGACCGACCTCTTCTCCGAGCTGGTGTGCAGCAACTCCCTGGGAGGGGATACCGAAACGACCCCGGCAGGCATACTTAAATCCGAACTTAGGACCTTGGGTAGCCTGATCATGAAGATTGCGGACGAAAACTCCGTTCCTGCTGGGAAGGCTCTTGCGGTCGATAGAGATGGCTTTGCCGCTTCCGTGACGGATAAGCTGCTATCCCACCCTCTAATACAGGTGGAACGACGGGAGGTCAAAGAAGTTCCGGAAGGTCCGGCGATATTGGCCACCGGTCCCCTTACCTCCGAGCCCTTGGCTAGATCCATAGGAGAGCTGGCGGGAGAAGACTCCCTCTTTTTTTACGACGCGGTAGCGCCTCTGGTGCTGTCTGACACCATAGATATGACCATAGCCTACAGAAAAGACAGATACTCCGAGGAAGAGGGCGGAGACTACATAAACTGTCCTATGGACGAGGAGCAGTATCGCGCTTTTCACAAGGCCCTTCTGGAGGCAGAGAGAGCTCCCCGTCACGACTTCGAGAGCACGATAAAGTACTTCGAGGGGTGTATGCCCGTAGAGGCCCTGGCGGAAAGGGGTCCCGATACCCTGTGTTTCGGCCCCCTGCGACCGGTAGGGCTGGAGCATCCCGTTACGGGAGAGCGCTTCTTCGCGGTGGTACAGCTCCGGCAGGACAATAGAGACGGTTCGGTCTACAACATAGTCGGTTTCCAGACCAACCTGAAGTGGGGGGAGCAGGACAGAGTCTTTCGGCTCATTCCGGGGTTGGAAAACGTCGAGTTCGTCCGCAAGGGAGTTATGCACAGAAACATATACGTCAACGCTCCCAAGGTCCTGGACGGATACCTCCGTTTCAAGGGTGGTGCCGAGGATATCTACCTTGCGGGACAGATATCCGGGGTGGAGGGATACGTCGAGAGCGTTGCCATGGGTATGGTTGCGGCGCTAAATCTCCTGTCGTCGGACATGAAGCTTCCCCTTCCTGAATGGCCTGTGGAGACCGCCATAGGGGCCTTGTTGAACCGACTTTCGGACGACACTGTAAAGCGTTTTCAGCCTACCAACGTCAATTTGGGCATATTCCCCTCGTTGGGAGAGAGAATAAAACTGAAGCCCGAGCGATGCCGTAGAGTAGCCCTCAGGGCCCGAGACCGTATGGACGATTTTATTGCCGATCCCAGGTGGAAAAAACTCTGGCCCGAGGGGTAG
- a CDS encoding transglycosylase SLT domain-containing protein, protein MIHRIRSAVLLALCVLLYSSTAGWATSHMEKTKILDEYIRDQYRSSPQFKTQEEEASSKEGLRRAIAKGFRHYNGEVSWANALEYAGYVIEACDKYGINDPTLIAGMIVKESRVRPRARSRYAYGLMQIYWKVHRKSIARTFPWIKNTESLMSPRNNILVGTWIFSNYLKSAGGNVEKALHRYLGASSSRYVSKIMSYRGTMRRNLTAVSK, encoded by the coding sequence ATGATTCATCGAATAAGATCGGCCGTTTTACTGGCCCTTTGCGTCCTCCTGTATTCTTCGACTGCGGGATGGGCCACGTCTCATATGGAAAAGACCAAAATTCTGGACGAATACATAAGAGATCAGTATCGTTCATCCCCTCAGTTCAAGACTCAGGAGGAAGAGGCGTCGTCGAAGGAAGGGCTTCGCAGAGCCATAGCGAAGGGCTTCAGACACTATAACGGGGAGGTCTCTTGGGCGAACGCGTTAGAATACGCCGGTTACGTAATAGAGGCATGCGATAAATACGGGATAAACGACCCCACATTGATCGCCGGGATGATAGTCAAGGAATCCAGGGTCCGTCCCAGAGCCAGATCTCGCTACGCCTACGGGCTTATGCAGATATACTGGAAAGTTCATCGTAAATCTATAGCTCGAACCTTTCCTTGGATAAAGAACACCGAAAGCCTGATGTCTCCCAGGAACAACATATTGGTAGGGACCTGGATATTCTCCAACTATCTCAAGAGTGCGGGAGGCAACGTAGAGAAAGCCCTGCACAGATATCTCGGTGCCAGTAGCAGCAGATATGTCTCGAAGATAATGTCATATAGGGGGACCATGCGGCGGAACCTTACCGCGGTCTCAAAATAA
- the fliE gene encoding flagellar hook-basal body complex protein FliE — MDGIRIDFYRMHGSSDVGDVFKSREAVAPARSFEDSLKEAVVGVNELQMDSSAMVQKLSLGDVDDVSEVTLSVEKASLAFQLLVRVRDKLVDAYQQLSRMAV, encoded by the coding sequence GTGGACGGCATTCGCATAGATTTTTACAGGATGCATGGCAGCAGCGATGTAGGTGACGTCTTCAAAAGCCGAGAAGCCGTCGCTCCGGCACGTTCCTTCGAGGATTCGCTGAAGGAAGCGGTTGTCGGAGTGAACGAACTTCAGATGGACTCGAGTGCCATGGTCCAGAAGTTGTCTCTGGGCGACGTTGACGACGTATCGGAGGTTACTCTCTCGGTGGAGAAGGCATCTCTCGCCTTTCAGCTGTTGGTTAGGGTCAGGGACAAACTGGTCGATGCCTATCAGCAACTGAGCAGAATGGCAGTATGA
- the fliF gene encoding flagellar basal-body MS-ring/collar protein FliF, whose protein sequence is MERLSEIKNKIGLLWSSLQRWQKATLVGIVSLVFFGLIALVILSGRESWEPLFSGLEIQDEASIVAYLKENKIPYRLDPGASAILLPKEHVYEVRLELARAGLPKGGVKGYEIFDDVQMGMSEFQQKITYVRALEGELARTVAQIDSVEYAKINIVIPQPHLFLEQQQPATASVLVRIHQGASINPEQIKAIVHLVSHSVEGLQPDDVTVVDTDGNVLSDLIEDDMFIYTDGAGRTVSSVQRELERQQEKEMERKVRAMLERVFGPGSVVVRIKVDLDLDKKRNASTQYIPGPTGKGVVRSEQNTEESYVGPGGPTGGAPGTTTNIPGYAIDTGAGGVGEYNKTDTVTNYEITTHESENVETPGSIRRLTASVLVDGDLSDEQLGDIRALVAPAIGFDSGRGDQIAIQSMKFSTTLADRMAEQLAAERRQRIIAAVTLLGLLLLLLAIALFLWYRRRRRKKALDAARRAEDAGQVPSLQDLLSSPGSLEAQGELAVLEEQIRNYALNNPEDFAAFIREWIVED, encoded by the coding sequence ATGGAACGTCTTTCAGAGATAAAAAACAAAATAGGGCTTCTTTGGTCCTCCCTCCAGAGGTGGCAAAAGGCCACTCTGGTGGGAATAGTGTCGCTTGTCTTCTTTGGCTTGATAGCACTGGTCATCCTTTCCGGTAGGGAGTCCTGGGAGCCTCTGTTCTCCGGACTTGAAATTCAGGACGAGGCCTCTATAGTGGCTTATCTTAAGGAAAACAAGATCCCCTACAGACTCGATCCCGGAGCGAGTGCCATACTTCTGCCGAAGGAACACGTGTATGAGGTCCGGCTTGAACTGGCCAGGGCCGGATTGCCCAAGGGCGGGGTAAAAGGGTACGAGATCTTCGACGATGTCCAGATGGGTATGAGTGAGTTTCAGCAAAAAATAACCTACGTCAGAGCGCTGGAGGGCGAGCTGGCCAGGACGGTGGCCCAGATTGACAGTGTGGAATATGCCAAGATAAACATCGTAATTCCTCAGCCCCATCTCTTTCTGGAGCAGCAACAGCCCGCTACCGCCTCTGTCCTGGTCCGCATACATCAAGGGGCCTCGATAAACCCGGAGCAGATAAAGGCGATCGTCCACCTCGTCAGCCACAGTGTGGAGGGCCTGCAGCCGGACGACGTGACCGTGGTGGACACCGATGGGAATGTTTTGTCGGATCTCATTGAGGACGATATGTTCATCTACACTGACGGAGCGGGGCGAACAGTCTCCTCGGTTCAGCGAGAGCTTGAAAGACAACAGGAAAAGGAAATGGAGCGAAAGGTCCGAGCCATGCTGGAACGGGTCTTCGGTCCCGGAAGCGTAGTGGTCCGTATAAAGGTCGATCTTGACTTGGACAAAAAGAGAAACGCCTCTACTCAGTACATCCCTGGCCCGACAGGTAAGGGCGTAGTCCGAAGCGAGCAAAACACCGAAGAGAGCTACGTCGGTCCTGGCGGCCCGACCGGGGGAGCTCCGGGAACAACTACCAATATTCCCGGTTATGCCATAGACACCGGTGCGGGAGGAGTAGGAGAGTACAACAAGACGGACACGGTAACCAACTACGAGATAACGACTCACGAATCTGAGAACGTTGAGACCCCCGGTTCCATAAGGCGTCTCACCGCCTCCGTCCTGGTGGACGGCGACCTTTCGGACGAGCAACTGGGAGATATTCGGGCTTTGGTGGCTCCCGCCATCGGTTTTGATTCCGGCAGAGGCGACCAGATCGCTATCCAGTCGATGAAATTCTCCACTACTCTGGCGGACCGCATGGCCGAACAGCTGGCCGCCGAGAGACGGCAAAGGATAATCGCCGCAGTTACCTTGTTGGGTCTTCTGCTTCTGCTGTTGGCTATAGCTCTTTTTCTGTGGTATCGCAGACGTCGTAGGAAAAAGGCCCTCGACGCGGCAAGAAGAGCGGAGGATGCCGGACAGGTCCCCAGCCTTCAGGATCTTCTCTCCTCTCCGGGATCTCTGGAGGCCCAGGGAGAGCTAGCCGTTTTGGAGGAACAGATTCGAAACTATGCGCTGAACAATCCGGAAGATTTTGCGGCCTTTATACGCGAATGGATAGTCGAGGACTGA